The Limanda limanda chromosome 13, fLimLim1.1, whole genome shotgun sequence genome has a window encoding:
- the LOC133018598 gene encoding LOW QUALITY PROTEIN: gastrotropin-like (The sequence of the model RefSeq protein was modified relative to this genomic sequence to represent the inferred CDS: deleted 2 bases in 2 codons): protein MQMREVALGIQYINKELSQSQYLAFPSACLIISAHTPPPTKTTKMSFAGKWETETQEGYEEFCKLLGIPDAVMEKGRDYKLITDVTQSGNDFTWTQVYPTNATVTNKFTIGKESDMETIGGKKFKATVQMDGGKLDVTFPNYHHTSEIVGGKLIETSKSGAVVLKRTSKKI, encoded by the exons ATGCAGATGAGGGAGGTGGCGTTG GGCATACAGTATATAAACAAGGAGCTGTCTCAGTCCCAGTACCTTGCT TTTCCCTCAGCTTGCCTCATTATCTCTGCTCACACGCCTCCACCCACCAAAACCACCAAGATGTCTTTCGCTGGAAAATGGGAAACCGAGACCCAGGAGGGATACGAAGAGTTCTGCAAGCTGCTCG GTATCCCCGATGCAGTCATGGAGAAGGGCCGCGACTACAAGCTGATCACAGATGTCACCCAGAGCGGCAACGACTTCACCTGGACCCAAGTCTACCCCACAAATGCCACGGTCACCAACAAGTTCACCATCGGCAAGGAGTCTGATATGGAGACCATTGGAGGAAAGAAATTCAAG GCCACTGTGCAGATGGATGGAGGCAAGCTGGACGTGACCTTCCCCAACTACCACCACACCTCTGAGATCGTTGGAGGCAAGCTTATTGAG ACCTCCAAATCTGGTGCTGTAGTCCTGAAGAGAACCAGCAAGAAGATATAA